The nucleotide sequence ggtggtggtagtggtggatGACGGTGGAGGTAGGTGGCCATGGTGGTGGCAGGGGTGGTCGAAGGTGGTAGCAGTGGCGACGGTGGTCGGAGGTGGTAGTAGCGGCAACGGTGGTCGGAGGTGgtagcggtggtggcggtgggtggtggcAATGGTGGCGGCGATGATCGAAGGTGGGTGGTGGCGATGATCGGAGGTGGCAGTGGCGACGGTGGGTGGCGGCGACGGCGATGGCGAGGACAGAGGTGGGTTGCGGCGGTAGGTGGTAGCAGCGGCGGTGGCGGGTGGCTGCAGAGG is from Helianthus annuus cultivar XRQ/B chromosome 9, HanXRQr2.0-SUNRISE, whole genome shotgun sequence and encodes:
- the LOC110907448 gene encoding formin-like protein 5; this encodes MSHPPPPLLPPTAATHLCPRHRRRRHPPSPLPPPIIATTHLRSSPPPLPPPTATTATTSDHRCRYYHLRPPSPLLPPSTTPATTMATYLHRHPPLPPPLSPSAVVSTHHHRRRYN